Genomic window (Phragmites australis chromosome 5, lpPhrAust1.1, whole genome shotgun sequence):
TAAATATTTATCACTTTTGACCAAACACGCATACAAGTCTTACCAAAGTTAATACCAATTTCAAATAGAAAGTGACAAAAATACTCTTAAAAACTAGCCCAAATATTCTAGAACCTATCGTAAATAGGTGGGTAAAAgatattttatataaataaaattaaaaattacatctAAAGTAAtaagtatttaaaaataaataaaatgattaAAAGTGACGAGTATTAAAAAACGGAGAAAATATGTAGTGAAACCAGACTCATAATTTCCTTCCCTGATTAACAACGCCGTACGGTCGCCGTCGCTCGAGGAAGATGGAGGTGGCGGACCTTCTAGAAGTTTCGAGAGCTTTGACTGTTACACTTGCTCGACGTATCCATGTCTCCAATTCGACGCGTCTGCACATCGGCAGTTGCAGTACTGTACTACTCTCGATGGCcccacagagagagagagagaccccACGACGTGTACATACGTAGCTCCAAGTCCAGAGGTGCACGCAGCAAGATGCCGGACAACGACCGCGTCGGGAGGCTGCACCAGACGCCAGTCAAAAAGATCAGGAGACGTTTTTCTCCGCGAAATCTCGTACTGATCGACTGATCCATCAAGGCACCTATCAGTTGAGCTCTCCAGAATAATACTCTCTCTGTTTGCTCTCCAGAATAACACTCTCTCTGTTTCGAAATATAGATGTATTAAGATTTGAAAAGTCAGGCTTTATAGATTTAGATTGACAATTAGTTAAGCACATGTGcatatttagtgtataaaatatatatcaataaatTCATATTTCACAGatattatgataaaatattagtttcaAAGCAATcgatatattataaaaaaataatgattaaaatatatatttgaaatattttcctaaatttattggattttatccttacataaaaattaataatgaaGTAGCATGACATAAAAGATAAAAATTCTCTCACGCATCATGCTAGTCTTTAGGATTAAGTTAGCAGAGAACCATGATCGAGTCTTCCATTAGACTTATACGTATAGCAGGCTCGTTAAGGCTTGGATTGAAAGCGTGTCCTCATGGATATAATAAGTTAGAACAGGCTGCTCTGCACACCTGATACATtctatataaaaaagaaaatgagctaGTACTAAGTATAAGCgcgttggattttttttaagggaaatAAGCGCATTTCTCGCGTGGCTGTCAGAAAGGATCGTTCCATTTTCCAGGGCGAGCGGCGAACGGAACCATGGAAACACACGAGGGGCCTCGAAAGTCGCGCGTCACTTTCAACAAAGGACCGGTCGAATTACGTACATGTCGTGGTACGGGAAGGATGCACGAaagctctcttttttcttttcgatCGCTCTTGAAAGAGCACGCGTGGCTGTGGAAAATCTAGTCtagtaataaaataaaatgatcgAGAAAAAGTTGCGGACGCCTGTGTACGTAGGAGTAAAACCTTTTACCAATCCACAACATCGTGAGTTTTATTGCAGTCTCCTCCTACCACTTTCCagctaaatattttttaaccagggagagagaaaaaaagagacggaaaaggagaggaagaggaaaaaaagagagagattgagaTAGATATGAGCCCTGCTCGCTCCTTGGCATCCGCCGCTGCCATGATTTCGGACTGTACGGTATTGGGTCCATGTGGACTTGGGCACAgttgctgctgcagctgccATGAACACGTCACTCGATTCCTGACGGGTCAGGATGGGCCCATGCATGCTCGCTTGCTTCCATGTGGGGTCCTGACTTCACACGCTCCTCGACCACGATACTACGTCTACTTCTACTACTATGCTGAGGTATTAAAAACTGTAAATAGAATCACAAGTCTACGTCGCGGGTTTGGAGAAGAAAATATCTCGGCACGTATGGAAGAGGAAGCAatgccggtgccggtgccggtACGTCTCGctcggtcgccgccgccggcgccccaGAGTCTCCGGCCGTACGAGCCGGACTACGGACGCGGCACGGTCGGTCGCTCACGGCGTCAgcatcagaaattcagaaccATCGGTCGGAGGCGCCGGCCGCACCAAACTAGCTAGAGGCGCAGCACCACGCGCAGGGAGCAGCGACCGCCCGTGGTGGGTGGATTGAGATTCTCTAACTTCAgtatgaagtcacagatataCAGTAAACTGAGTCTGATGAGCATAGGTACTGTTCACCAATACTGTAGCGTGATTTTACTGTTTACCgaatactgtagcactaaatCGAACTGTTTATCTACGATCCAATGGCTCAGATCCACTTAAGTCACCTGACTTCACATATGTGTGAAATCAGAGGATCTGAATCCCGGCCCTATACCGCTCGATACACGACCGGTACTAACTTTTTGTTACATTCCAATGCTTTGAAATTTAAAACATTATTGAAATAGtaatgaaatttttttaaaaaatatatagtataGATGATGTTATAAGGTCTTTAAAAGTTTTTggacaaaaatattttattgcaatttatcttttttcATTGCATAGTAATTGTTGGAGTTAAATTTTTGAACAACTAGATAATAACATTCTTTACACCATgaaattatttataatttttcatgattatttgaatagtattttgaattttaagtatATTGatactaatattttttaagttttaaataTATCACTAGTCCGTTAGATataaaattttcaaaaccaACTCATAtattgcaatttttatttaaaaataaaaaaccggGAACACGACCGGTATCACACCTTGTACGTCCcgtcccctctctctcctctctctcttccatctTTTATAAAGCGCGACGCACCATAGCCAGCAGGTCCAGCACAACCGCTGCCaaacgcctcggcccttgcgctccagctccgccgccgccctcccgaGCTCCAAGAAACCGAACCGCctttctcgtcctcctcctccttaccGCAGCCGTCATGAAGCGCCTGCTCAGGCGGCTCTCCCGCAGCTTTGCGGCGGCCGAGGACGGCCACACGGTGGCGGGGGTGGCCATGGCGGCACACAGACGCAGGCAGCTCCGGCCGAAGAAGGACAGGGCGGCCGGCAGTCTGCCGGAGGGGCACGTGCCAGTGTGCGTGGGCGAGGAGGGCGGGCCCGTCGAGCGCTTCGCCGTGCGCGCCGAGCTGCTGGGCGAGCCGGCCTTCGCGGCGCTGCTCCGCCAAGCCGCGCAGGAGTACGGCTACGGCCACCCCGGCGCCCTCCGCATCCCCTGCCCCGTCGCCGAGTTCCGACGCCTCCTGCTCCGTCTCTCCGACgaccctgccgccgccgcctgccgcCGGATGCTAGCCCGCTAGGCGCCATCCCTAGCTCCCCGTCTCCTCGGCCCTTTCTTGACCGCGATATTTACGGCTACATCTCCTCTTTTACGGTTTTACCCCTGGGTAGAATTGTATAGAATGTACAGAGGCTGAGGCATAGTGGAGGGCAGAATGGGGATTTCAGAATGAGGCTTAGTAGCTGATTGATGGAATAACTATGGTGTCCTTTTTTTAACCCCTTTCTAGTTCTAGGATTTGCAGTGTGTGCGTTGTGCTACGGATTTGTGACATTCAATATTAACTAGTGTTAATACTAAACATccgtgtctattttttttaatctcgaATTCAAGTCGGACTTCATCACCTGTATTGgatttcaagttatatttgAGTGtccactttttttttattaaatcgGATACTGAATTCGAATCGGAATCTAACATCCATATCTATATCTAGTGTTTATATCCAGGTAATACTGATATTAACCATACATGTAATCCTTGATTGATGCTACCTTCATGTGATATTATGGAGCTAGTAATTATTAGCACTACATTGTTGTGTTCCTACTTTTCCTTTGCATCTTTGAGATCTGATCCAGGGCTTCGACAGCCCCGTTTGGAAAGCAAGATTTTCACATACATTTTACTACAAACCATCCATCCAAATTCGCGTCGATTTGCCACCCTTGGGACACAGTATTTTCTTTATCTACCTTGTTTAATTGCACTGCACTTTGGGGCAAAAGTTGCCATTGATTAATGCTGTGATGCCAAGACGATGTTGGTGGTCCGGGCAAAGCAAACCTACTGATCTGAGCAAAAAATTCTAAAGGAAGCTGGGCACTGTCTGCATGCAGCTTCAGTCAACACTGGCTTCCCGGGCAACAGTACAAAACGCAATTTTATTGCGTCAGGAGTCACGACAACCGTGTTTCAGCCAGTCGTGCATCTAGTTCGACAAGATATTTATCAGAATTTGGAAGATTCATCGAGCTTGAATCTTGAAAAGGAAAAAGTTGCAGCCTCTGAAATTCTGAATTATACTGTCCTCTGGAAATGTCTGAATGAGCAGTTACAAATTGTGTGACAAAAGTTGGTCAGTGCTTTTCTCAAAACTACCAAATCGTACTGATTGTGAGAGTAAAAACTATATAATCTCCAGTTTAATAAAAGCACATATTCAGTTTAATATACCAGATGAGTTTCTTTTCCTTCAAAAAATCCAAGATTTTACAGGAGTATCATTTTGGCATGCTAGACGAGAAGATATATATGGCCAAGACAGACGCAGAGCGAGACGGAAGACTCGTGCAGAGATGCAGTCCTTTGTTGGCACGGCATTTAACTGATCGTCAGGCTGTCATGAGAACCATAGTTTTGGTTGGcacaactgaaacaaacagggacATGAGACAGCCGAGACGGATTACCTCACTGATCACTATCTTGTTCCCTCATCAAGCCACGAAACATCagtgtcaaaaaaaatattttcttccccctcccctccaaaaaaataaaacaagtaCTTTCTGTTCCAAGATAAGAAAGGGCACTCTTGGTAATCACATGCCACTTCAGGTATGCAATGTAGCGCAACAATTTGACACCTCCGTCAGCCGTACCAAATAATAATGTTCCAAATTTCTACACGAGGCCTCCCTGAAATTTCAGAACCCATATTAACGTGTTgcttgatatatatatatattctgtaAGTATGTTCATATTCTGTAAGTATGTTTATGTAGTTCATGTCTGCGGCACACctcacaagttgtaactcatagtgttatcttctcgtgttgtaattatatatttatgtacgtgaagttgtaactgatctacctaacaagttgtaactcacagtgtttcgagttgtaaatGGGGGTATgtgcagtgcgaataacaagttgtaactcacagtattagcttctcgtgttgcaattattcatttctggacgtgaagttgtaactgatctacctaacaagttgtaactcacaatgcttcgagttgtaactgggggatgtgtgcagtgcgaataacaagttgtaacttacagtgttagcttctcgtgttgtaattatgtatttctggtcgtgaagttgtaactagtctacctaacaagttgtaactcacagtgtttcgaatTGTAACTGGAGGatatgcgcagtgcgaatagcaaCTGCGCATAGACGCAGAGTAGCCTCcctgtgtgtgtatatatatatagagagagagtacAACGTGAGCTAATTCATGGACTGTCAAGCAGCCCCATGTGCAGAGGCATTGCCCAGTACAGTTGACAACTAACAACTGCTCAACTGTGAGTTAGCTCAGAGGGAGGATTCAGCGTAACTGCAGAGCCTAGTTGCACTCAATGCGACCAATCTCTTCCAAATCGCTGTGCCAGATCCTATGTCAAACTGTCCCTGAGTCGCCTGCCCGAATAAACTAATAATGACATACATCATATACAGAGCAGGTAAGCTGCTGCACATAATTTCTTTTCCCTGTTTGAACAGATGAGAAAAGAATGGCTTACATAAGCGACTGAAGCATTGCAACTGGATGGAAGATGTCGtcatttcttctttgattctCACATGGCAAGCAGCAGGAAGTTTCTCCAGTCTCCACAGCTCGTTCCAACCTGTTTGTTAATCACCTGCACTTGCACAAGTGCGGAAATGGAGGTGAGGTATGGGGGAGAAAAATGTCAAGTGAGAGGAAATAGAGAATGTTACCAGCATTGGTGCCTGAGATGAGAGTCACTGAGTACTCGAATACCACACATTGCCAGGCTTCACTTTGGTTGAGGTCATGTGCATGCGCAGCTAGCAACTGCAGTGCAGGCCACATTGAAGGGCGCCCATCCAtccaagcagcagcagcagcagcagcacattTCAGGGCAGACACATGATGGGTCCAGAGGCTTCAGAACACCCTCCTGCCGCTGCCATTTCCGGCGGCATCAAAGTGGAGGCCGGATGATAGCAGCATCCGCCGAGAGGATGGTTTACTTTGAAGCATTTTCGGAACGAAGCAATTTCAAAGCTATTCTGTTGGAAGTTCACATGCCAATGTTGCATTCCTGCAAAAATAGAGTACTTCCAGATTGGTTGTAGCAGAACAAGAGTAGCATATCGACCACGATAAGAAGGGCTGTCACGCGGTATATACCTCAAGTACTTCCAGATGAACGCAAAGATGAGTCACGGTTGCCAGAGGCCAGAGCTAACAATCTAATCCAGATCCCAGACAAGAACTGCCCATAGATTGTACTGTTACCTGAAGCCGGGGCCGTAGCTCTGGTGAGATGGAGCTGGGATTTCGTGCTAACCATCCCGGCCTAGAATCAACCCTAGATTACGCTAAGCACATATACAATATGATGCTTAGAGAATATACTTATGAAATAAAACCAGGTTTTTTCTCTCAACTGTACTGGTATAGGTTACTTAGTCAAAGAACAAGTTGCTTACTTAAGCACGCAAACAAGATAATTAATCAGGTTGAAGCACTTGTAGCTTTTATTTGCATTGGACACTAATTTTTATATGGATGATTAACACTATCTATCCTTAAGCACCTAGCATTGTTCAGACCTAATGGGGACGTTTTGGGCTCCCAAAAATTGCCAGTTTCAAGCGTTTGCCAATGGCAACAGCATACGCGCGAATGCAGAGTTTGCCGCGGTTTGGTTGGGCAAGGAATCTGCAACCAGACATCTCAAAGGCACATACCATACCAATGTTCCCAATAGAACAGCATCACAGTTTCGCATTATCATTACCGCAATTGAATTTTCACATCCAACGCCATCTCTACTGAATTACCACCAGATTTTGTACAGAATACCCAGCATTCAAAAACCAGCCACTGATATCAGAATTTGGCCTGCAGATTTCCACCTGACAATCATGCGGAAAGGGCAATGGAATGTATAAACCTCTCAGCTGTGCCATCCATACTATCTCGGGAACGAAATGATTGGGCACCGCTATATCAACTAGCAAAGCAAGGGCTGACGCACATGTACCAATTTGAGTTTAACCTATTTTCTACCATATACAAAATCCAGATTTTATTCACTGCGCACTGAGCTGTACTTCTCAGCGAGTGCAGGAGTGGCCAGTATCCTGTTCATCAGATTCTTGAACTGCATACTGTAGTCGCTGCCACTGCAGAAGATAACACAAATGATGAAAAAGTAATATTTCAAGATAACTGTAGATGAGGATGAAATGATATTCAGAAAACGAAGTAATAAAAGCTAATGATAAGGATTGATCAATTATTATCTGACAGGAAAGGTACAGGGTAGAATCAAGCCTGACCTTATGCGGCTTAAAGAAGCAATGGCTCGAAGAGCGCTACGAATCATGTCTTCATTCCGATCAACCTCCTGCTTCACCGCATCACCCTTGGGTTTGTGATTTATAGTTTTCACAATAGGTTCAACTAAGGAATCCAAAGCTGAAACGGCATAGCAACAATATTAGAAGAgcagttcagaaaaaaaaaggaagagcaTCTGTTACCTGTGAAACATCACTTGAAGGTTTTAAATTAAAACAGACCTGCAACAACGGCAGAAGGACACTTGTCTGCCAGCTTTGAGAGAATCAGATGGCAAGGCATTTTTACATCATAATGGTCTGCAGAAAGCACTATAGTAAGAATCACTGAAAAATAATAACCTTAACAAGCCCGTGTTCAGAAGCCCATTGGACTAACGAAGCTAATACAAATGCAGACATGCA
Coding sequences:
- the LOC133917370 gene encoding auxin-responsive protein SAUR71-like — protein: MKRLLRRLSRSFAAAEDGHTVAGVAMAAHRRRQLRPKKDRAAGSLPEGHVPVCVGEEGGPVERFAVRAELLGEPAFAALLRQAAQEYGYGHPGALRIPCPVAEFRRLLLRLSDDPAAAACRRMLAR